A stretch of Planococcus citri chromosome 5, ihPlaCitr1.1, whole genome shotgun sequence DNA encodes these proteins:
- the LOC135849055 gene encoding heterogeneous nuclear ribonucleoprotein 27C-like isoform X2, which produces MINRVKPDVEDDERGKLFIGGLSWETTQEDLQRYFGRFGEVIDCVVMKNSESGRSRGFGFVTFADPANVDVVLRSGPHVLDSRTIDPKPCNPRSLQRKKNNVNYPKVFLGGLPTTCTETDLRNVFSRFGNVMEVVIMYDQEKKKSRGFGFLSFETEDAVDRCVMEHFVSVNGKQVEIKRVEMRDKSASNGQWGQNIMSIGTGNGPIGSIDPNSMSQGYLGWGSAGYGYGNPSASAGYQNWGAPATPQVPTHWSSTYGTPNQTTAYGSYAPPPQAGYGGSWNWGIQQNGSAPPPTAAAAGYASQGAPHPGAHQGDMYTRAGAIEPSSAASNPQKTDYAGYGGYGAYQQDSANYGAPRSYTAPDGLAPPGMNSSAGATGAGSYGKAYDYKEWPAS; this is translated from the exons atgataaatagAGTAAAACCAGACGTGGAAGATGATGAAAGAGG GAAATTATTTATCGGTGGTTTAAGTTGGGAAACCACCCAAG aagATTTACAAAGATATTTCGGACGTTTTGGAGAAGTAATCGATTGCGTTGTTATGAAAAATAGCGAAAGTGGCAGGTCAAGAGGATTTGGATTCGTAACATTCGCTGACCCGGCCAACGTAGATGTTGTATTACGTAGCGGACCTCATGTTTTAGACTCCCGAACG ATTGATCCCAAACCATGTAATCCTAGAAGTCTACAAAGGAAGAAGAATAACGTCAACTATCCTAAAGTATTTTTAGGCGGATTACCTACAACTTGTACAGAAACTGATCTACGTAATGTTTTCTCAAGATTTGGAAATGTCATGGAAGTTGTTATTATGTATgatcaagaaaagaaaaaatccaGAG GATTTGGTTTCCTTTCATTTGAAACGGAAGATGCAGTCGATAGATGTGTTATGGAACACTTCGTATCAGTTAATGGTAAACAG GTTGAAATCAAGAGAGTTGAAATGCGCGACAAAAGTGCTTCAAATGGGCAATGGGGACAAAACATTATG AGTATTGGTACTGGTAATGGGCCAATTGGGTCAATCGATCCGAACAGCATGTCTCAAGGATACTTAGGGTGGGGATCGGCAGGATACG GATACGGTAATCCATCAGCATCAGCCGGATATCAAAATTGGGGAGCACCGGCTACGCCGCAAGTGCCTACGCATTGGAGTTCGACCTACGGTACACCAAATCAAACTACCGCGTACGGTTCTTATG CCCCGCCTCCGCAAGCCGGATATGGTGGTAGTTGGAATTGGGGAATTCAACAAAACGGCTCAGCTCCTCCGCCGACCGCTGCCGCCGCTGGATACGCGTCCCAAGGCGCGCCTCATCCTGGAGCTCACCAGG GTGATATGTATACTAGAGCTGGTGCTATTGAACCATCGTCAGCCGCGAGTAATCCTCAGAAAACAGATTACGCCGGTTACGGAGGATACGGAGCCTATCAACAG GATTCAGCTAATTATGGGGCACCGCGTAGTTACACCGCTCCGGACGGTTTAGCGCCTCCGGGAATGAACTCAAGCGCAGGGGCAACGGGTGCCGGATCTTACGGCAAAGCGTACGATTACAAAGAATGGCCGGCGTCTTGa
- the LOC135849055 gene encoding heterogeneous nuclear ribonucleoprotein 27C-like isoform X3, whose amino-acid sequence MINRVKPDVEDDERGKLFIGGLSWETTQEDLQRYFGRFGEVIDCVVMKNSESGRSRGFGFVTFADPANVDVVLRSGPHVLDSRTIDPKPCNPRSLQRKKNNVNYPKVFLGGLPTTCTETDLRNVFSRFGNVMEVVIMYDQEKKKSRGFGFLSFETEDAVDRCVMEHFVSVNGKQVEIKRVEMRDKSASNGQWGQNIMSIGTGNGPIGSIDPNSMSQGYLGWGSAGYGYGNPSASAGYQNWGAPATPQVPTHWSSTYGTPNQTTAYGSYGAQAAPPPQAGYGGSWNWGIQQNGSAPPPTAAAAGYASQGAPHPGAHQGDMYTRAGAIEPSSAASNPQKTDYAGYGGYGAYQQIFFGNNAES is encoded by the exons atgataaatagAGTAAAACCAGACGTGGAAGATGATGAAAGAGG GAAATTATTTATCGGTGGTTTAAGTTGGGAAACCACCCAAG aagATTTACAAAGATATTTCGGACGTTTTGGAGAAGTAATCGATTGCGTTGTTATGAAAAATAGCGAAAGTGGCAGGTCAAGAGGATTTGGATTCGTAACATTCGCTGACCCGGCCAACGTAGATGTTGTATTACGTAGCGGACCTCATGTTTTAGACTCCCGAACG ATTGATCCCAAACCATGTAATCCTAGAAGTCTACAAAGGAAGAAGAATAACGTCAACTATCCTAAAGTATTTTTAGGCGGATTACCTACAACTTGTACAGAAACTGATCTACGTAATGTTTTCTCAAGATTTGGAAATGTCATGGAAGTTGTTATTATGTATgatcaagaaaagaaaaaatccaGAG GATTTGGTTTCCTTTCATTTGAAACGGAAGATGCAGTCGATAGATGTGTTATGGAACACTTCGTATCAGTTAATGGTAAACAG GTTGAAATCAAGAGAGTTGAAATGCGCGACAAAAGTGCTTCAAATGGGCAATGGGGACAAAACATTATG AGTATTGGTACTGGTAATGGGCCAATTGGGTCAATCGATCCGAACAGCATGTCTCAAGGATACTTAGGGTGGGGATCGGCAGGATACG GATACGGTAATCCATCAGCATCAGCCGGATATCAAAATTGGGGAGCACCGGCTACGCCGCAAGTGCCTACGCATTGGAGTTCGACCTACGGTACACCAAATCAAACTACCGCGTACGGTTCTTATG GTGCTCAAGCAGCCCCGCCTCCGCAAGCCGGATATGGTGGTAGTTGGAATTGGGGAATTCAACAAAACGGCTCAGCTCCTCCGCCGACCGCTGCCGCCGCTGGATACGCGTCCCAAGGCGCGCCTCATCCTGGAGCTCACCAGG GTGATATGTATACTAGAGCTGGTGCTATTGAACCATCGTCAGCCGCGAGTAATCCTCAGAAAACAGATTACGCCGGTTACGGAGGATACGGAGCCTATCAACAG atatttttcgGGAATAACGCAGAGTCATAA
- the LOC135849055 gene encoding heterogeneous nuclear ribonucleoprotein 27C-like isoform X1 yields MINRVKPDVEDDERGKLFIGGLSWETTQEDLQRYFGRFGEVIDCVVMKNSESGRSRGFGFVTFADPANVDVVLRSGPHVLDSRTIDPKPCNPRSLQRKKNNVNYPKVFLGGLPTTCTETDLRNVFSRFGNVMEVVIMYDQEKKKSRGFGFLSFETEDAVDRCVMEHFVSVNGKQVEIKRVEMRDKSASNGQWGQNIMSIGTGNGPIGSIDPNSMSQGYLGWGSAGYGYGNPSASAGYQNWGAPATPQVPTHWSSTYGTPNQTTAYGSYGAQAAPPPQAGYGGSWNWGIQQNGSAPPPTAAAAGYASQGAPHPGAHQGDMYTRAGAIEPSSAASNPQKTDYAGYGGYGAYQQDSANYGAPRSYTAPDGLAPPGMNSSAGATGAGSYGKAYDYKEWPAS; encoded by the exons atgataaatagAGTAAAACCAGACGTGGAAGATGATGAAAGAGG GAAATTATTTATCGGTGGTTTAAGTTGGGAAACCACCCAAG aagATTTACAAAGATATTTCGGACGTTTTGGAGAAGTAATCGATTGCGTTGTTATGAAAAATAGCGAAAGTGGCAGGTCAAGAGGATTTGGATTCGTAACATTCGCTGACCCGGCCAACGTAGATGTTGTATTACGTAGCGGACCTCATGTTTTAGACTCCCGAACG ATTGATCCCAAACCATGTAATCCTAGAAGTCTACAAAGGAAGAAGAATAACGTCAACTATCCTAAAGTATTTTTAGGCGGATTACCTACAACTTGTACAGAAACTGATCTACGTAATGTTTTCTCAAGATTTGGAAATGTCATGGAAGTTGTTATTATGTATgatcaagaaaagaaaaaatccaGAG GATTTGGTTTCCTTTCATTTGAAACGGAAGATGCAGTCGATAGATGTGTTATGGAACACTTCGTATCAGTTAATGGTAAACAG GTTGAAATCAAGAGAGTTGAAATGCGCGACAAAAGTGCTTCAAATGGGCAATGGGGACAAAACATTATG AGTATTGGTACTGGTAATGGGCCAATTGGGTCAATCGATCCGAACAGCATGTCTCAAGGATACTTAGGGTGGGGATCGGCAGGATACG GATACGGTAATCCATCAGCATCAGCCGGATATCAAAATTGGGGAGCACCGGCTACGCCGCAAGTGCCTACGCATTGGAGTTCGACCTACGGTACACCAAATCAAACTACCGCGTACGGTTCTTATG GTGCTCAAGCAGCCCCGCCTCCGCAAGCCGGATATGGTGGTAGTTGGAATTGGGGAATTCAACAAAACGGCTCAGCTCCTCCGCCGACCGCTGCCGCCGCTGGATACGCGTCCCAAGGCGCGCCTCATCCTGGAGCTCACCAGG GTGATATGTATACTAGAGCTGGTGCTATTGAACCATCGTCAGCCGCGAGTAATCCTCAGAAAACAGATTACGCCGGTTACGGAGGATACGGAGCCTATCAACAG GATTCAGCTAATTATGGGGCACCGCGTAGTTACACCGCTCCGGACGGTTTAGCGCCTCCGGGAATGAACTCAAGCGCAGGGGCAACGGGTGCCGGATCTTACGGCAAAGCGTACGATTACAAAGAATGGCCGGCGTCTTGa
- the LOC135849055 gene encoding heterogeneous nuclear ribonucleoprotein 27C-like isoform X4, whose translation MINRVKPDVEDDERGKLFIGGLSWETTQEDLQRYFGRFGEVIDCVVMKNSESGRSRGFGFVTFADPANVDVVLRSGPHVLDSRTIDPKPCNPRSLQRKKNNVNYPKVFLGGLPTTCTETDLRNVFSRFGNVMEVVIMYDQEKKKSRGFGFLSFETEDAVDRCVMEHFVSVNGKQVEIKRVEMRDKSASNGQWGQNIMSIGTGNGPIGSIDPNSMSQGYLGWGSAGYGYGNPSASAGYQNWGAPATPQVPTHWSSTYGTPNQTTAYGSYGAQAAPPPQAGYGGSWNWGIQQNGSAPPPTAAAAGYASQGAPHPGAHQGDMYTRAGAIEPSSAASNPQKTDYAGYGGYGAYQQDLVPCHQNE comes from the exons atgataaatagAGTAAAACCAGACGTGGAAGATGATGAAAGAGG GAAATTATTTATCGGTGGTTTAAGTTGGGAAACCACCCAAG aagATTTACAAAGATATTTCGGACGTTTTGGAGAAGTAATCGATTGCGTTGTTATGAAAAATAGCGAAAGTGGCAGGTCAAGAGGATTTGGATTCGTAACATTCGCTGACCCGGCCAACGTAGATGTTGTATTACGTAGCGGACCTCATGTTTTAGACTCCCGAACG ATTGATCCCAAACCATGTAATCCTAGAAGTCTACAAAGGAAGAAGAATAACGTCAACTATCCTAAAGTATTTTTAGGCGGATTACCTACAACTTGTACAGAAACTGATCTACGTAATGTTTTCTCAAGATTTGGAAATGTCATGGAAGTTGTTATTATGTATgatcaagaaaagaaaaaatccaGAG GATTTGGTTTCCTTTCATTTGAAACGGAAGATGCAGTCGATAGATGTGTTATGGAACACTTCGTATCAGTTAATGGTAAACAG GTTGAAATCAAGAGAGTTGAAATGCGCGACAAAAGTGCTTCAAATGGGCAATGGGGACAAAACATTATG AGTATTGGTACTGGTAATGGGCCAATTGGGTCAATCGATCCGAACAGCATGTCTCAAGGATACTTAGGGTGGGGATCGGCAGGATACG GATACGGTAATCCATCAGCATCAGCCGGATATCAAAATTGGGGAGCACCGGCTACGCCGCAAGTGCCTACGCATTGGAGTTCGACCTACGGTACACCAAATCAAACTACCGCGTACGGTTCTTATG GTGCTCAAGCAGCCCCGCCTCCGCAAGCCGGATATGGTGGTAGTTGGAATTGGGGAATTCAACAAAACGGCTCAGCTCCTCCGCCGACCGCTGCCGCCGCTGGATACGCGTCCCAAGGCGCGCCTCATCCTGGAGCTCACCAGG GTGATATGTATACTAGAGCTGGTGCTATTGAACCATCGTCAGCCGCGAGTAATCCTCAGAAAACAGATTACGCCGGTTACGGAGGATACGGAGCCTATCAACAG GATCTCGTCCCATGTCACCAAAACGAATAA
- the LOC135849055 gene encoding heterogeneous nuclear ribonucleoprotein 27C-like isoform X5, producing the protein MINRVKPDVEDDERGKLFIGGLSWETTQEDLQRYFGRFGEVIDCVVMKNSESGRSRGFGFVTFADPANVDVVLRSGPHVLDSRTIDPKPCNPRSLQRKKNNVNYPKVFLGGLPTTCTETDLRNVFSRFGNVMEVVIMYDQEKKKSRGFGFLSFETEDAVDRCVMEHFVSVNGKQVEIKRVEMRDKSASNGQWGQNIMSIGTGNGPIGSIDPNSMSQGYLGWGSAGYGYGNPSASAGYQNWGAPATPQVPTHWSSTYGTPNQTTAYGSYGAQAAPPPQAGYGGSWNWGIQQNGSAPPPTAAAAGYASQGAPHPGAHQGDMYTRAGAIEPSSAASNPQKTDYAGYGGYGAYQQE; encoded by the exons atgataaatagAGTAAAACCAGACGTGGAAGATGATGAAAGAGG GAAATTATTTATCGGTGGTTTAAGTTGGGAAACCACCCAAG aagATTTACAAAGATATTTCGGACGTTTTGGAGAAGTAATCGATTGCGTTGTTATGAAAAATAGCGAAAGTGGCAGGTCAAGAGGATTTGGATTCGTAACATTCGCTGACCCGGCCAACGTAGATGTTGTATTACGTAGCGGACCTCATGTTTTAGACTCCCGAACG ATTGATCCCAAACCATGTAATCCTAGAAGTCTACAAAGGAAGAAGAATAACGTCAACTATCCTAAAGTATTTTTAGGCGGATTACCTACAACTTGTACAGAAACTGATCTACGTAATGTTTTCTCAAGATTTGGAAATGTCATGGAAGTTGTTATTATGTATgatcaagaaaagaaaaaatccaGAG GATTTGGTTTCCTTTCATTTGAAACGGAAGATGCAGTCGATAGATGTGTTATGGAACACTTCGTATCAGTTAATGGTAAACAG GTTGAAATCAAGAGAGTTGAAATGCGCGACAAAAGTGCTTCAAATGGGCAATGGGGACAAAACATTATG AGTATTGGTACTGGTAATGGGCCAATTGGGTCAATCGATCCGAACAGCATGTCTCAAGGATACTTAGGGTGGGGATCGGCAGGATACG GATACGGTAATCCATCAGCATCAGCCGGATATCAAAATTGGGGAGCACCGGCTACGCCGCAAGTGCCTACGCATTGGAGTTCGACCTACGGTACACCAAATCAAACTACCGCGTACGGTTCTTATG GTGCTCAAGCAGCCCCGCCTCCGCAAGCCGGATATGGTGGTAGTTGGAATTGGGGAATTCAACAAAACGGCTCAGCTCCTCCGCCGACCGCTGCCGCCGCTGGATACGCGTCCCAAGGCGCGCCTCATCCTGGAGCTCACCAGG GTGATATGTATACTAGAGCTGGTGCTATTGAACCATCGTCAGCCGCGAGTAATCCTCAGAAAACAGATTACGCCGGTTACGGAGGATACGGAGCCTATCAACAG GAGTAA